A DNA window from Scomber japonicus isolate fScoJap1 chromosome 14, fScoJap1.pri, whole genome shotgun sequence contains the following coding sequences:
- the si:dkeyp-121d4.3 gene encoding serine/arginine repetitive matrix protein 1: MDEDETSETKPECEGGEEVKKEAQEEKEAQEEKEEKEEPPAADGGAARSQSRADSEMGRLVMTVDGQQKQLPFSCSDLLTGATMLDGDKVRFNIATHRETKEERAAYVEILPDSFEESTEQRRHGIVIEFAENSGLIKCSQNPQLFFSMSEVIEKKRLELNEKVEFSVVPHETAEGGHQAIRIKRFTESVFLPVRKLGGVGANKGKMTIKLVKTEDAAKEKPEADKLKAVVKNLRAQDSKSSISRRDYSAARRRYGRSRSRSRSKGRSKSRSRSKSRSRSPPRDKFGRIIKRKRSSSIDRDRKPSRYRRSRSRERSRRRTKSRSRSRSRSKSRSKSRSRSRSRSKDRVVKKRIKISREREDSHKRRREMSPPPPPRRMGGVMDDELARKKRELEELNEMIAYKKSLVDPGQRTCIDYDHGRIAVPLTEYKPVRSILKKRPEGPEYHPRPPQPYDDPYYESPYGPPYEDRRYGEVYGERYGDPYTSRPYAERPYAERPYSDRPYESRPYAEPPYDGPPSASRRYTDRYDVYDEPFEDRYYDPAYADRPYDDRYHPVKRSQSPEPHDPPSSSQPSKVPGTSTQPPMTHSAIASSSQPLFRPPSPTEPPPRSPSPKMNITSRLSPPVEKPPLDRFLDMLNKKVDSEKKPEPVYVHDDLLPHERALQDGRGFSRIVGLAQEQPSSSVEREKKQPSPKQSSVERTSEEPKSSTEPYDKIQSLLRTIGLKLSTGDVSKLASRAQEKIYSPKSSSTERDLSSPQEEHRTSRSSSVKSDHIHSPSPVRSSSVEPLSRHKAVSEYEGFLDQQELETLQRAQQLQSLTKTMESSHPPKPPPGPPPAHYQHPSPPVNWPLGLNTHIPPLQSSTVPNVGAPAAGQPPQRFRSLPGPPPGPPPGPPPGPPPGPPPRRPGLSPPGPPPGPPPRRSPGHSFIPTSSHAGYPFIGQPPVAPPPGASSPSQTLTTASVIPSTPATSNNSSDDQSAISTTVARCLKVIETVKSLAGQPSAKPVKSVQFSLPTESPSASSSQTSVETDDDIRNKQKEKLDLYNQRVMEKREQQFQEMLARKKQGEKNKDGTWISPGKPISSEPKNVWICGHSLVYWAESRAKSPEVGMQLGMDPSKVAIWWKGTQGMTWPQLLPQLHQLKVTWPNPDVLIMHLGGNDLSTDSPTDLLASVKKDLTSMRSIFPQCLLIWSNILPRRVWRHSPDSHEVDLVRSTVNRRIQSIISELGGTSLTHDNIRCGANTGLYRPDGVHLSPKGIDVFNLNLQDFLEKWEMEANKASEIS; encoded by the exons ATGGACGAGGACGAAACGTCAGAAACCAAACCTGAATGTGAGGGAGGCGAGGAGGTAAAGAAGGAGgcgcaggaggagaaggaggcgcaggaggagaaggaggagaaggaggagccGCCAGCTGCAGACGGAGGAGCAGCGAGGAGTCAAAGCAGAGCGGACTCAGAGATGGGCCGGCTGGTGATGACCGTCGACGGGCAGCAGAAGCAGCTGCCGTTCAGCTGCAGCGACCTGCTGACCGGAGCCACCATGCTGGACGGAGACAAG GTTCGGTTCAACATCGCCACACATCGAGAGACCAAAGAGGAACGAGCGGCTTACGTGGAGATTCTCCCCGACTCCTTCGAAGAGTCGACGGAACAGCGCAGACAC GGCATCGTCATCGAGTTTGCGGAGAACTCGGGGCTCATCAAGTGTTCCCAGAATCCTCAGCTGTTCTTCAGCATGTCAGAGGTCATCGAGAAGAAGAGACTGGAGCTGAACGAGAAGGTCGAGTTCAGCGTCGTCCCG CATGAAACAGCAGAGGGGGGGCACCAGGCCATCCGGATCAAACGCTTCACCGAGAGCGTTTTCCTCCCCGTCCGCAAACTGGGCGGTGTTGGCGCCAACAAAGGAAAG ATGACCATCAAGCTGGTAAAGACTGAAGATGCTGC GAAGGAAAAACCAGAGGCAGACAAGCTGAAGGCTGTGGTGAAGAATCTCAGAGCACAAGACAGCAAGAGCTCAATCAGCAGAAGGGATTACAGCGCCGCTCGCCGTAGATACGGCCGAAGCAGGAGCAGGAGTAGGAGTAAGGGCAGGAGTAAAAGCAGGAGCAGGAGTAAGAGTAGGAGCAGGAGTCCACCCAGAGACAAGTTTGGACGTATCATCAAAAGGAAACGCAGCAGCAGCATCGACCGTGACCGTAAACCCAGCAGGTACAGGCGAAGCCGAAGCCGGGAAAGGTCACGCAGACGTACGAAGAGCCGCAGCAGGAGTCGCAGTCGCAGCAAGAGTCGCAGCAAGAGCCGCAGCAGGAGTCGCAGCAGGAGCAAGGACCGGGTCGTCAAGAAAAGGATCAAAATCAGCAGGGAGCGGGAAGACAGTcacaagaggaggagggagatgagtcctcctcctcctcccaggcGTATGGGAGGAGTCATGGATGACGAGCTGGCGAGGAAGAAGCGGGAGCTTGAGGAGCTGAACGAGATGATAGCCTACAAGAAGTCGCTGGTGGATCCCGGACAGAGGACCTGCATAGACTACGATCATGGCAGGATCGCTGTCCCGCTCACAGAGTACAAACCAGTTCGATCTATTCTCAAGAAACGACCGGAGGGACCCGAGTACCACCCTCGTCCTCCTCAGCCGTACGATGACCCTTATTATGAGAGTCCGTACGGTCCTCCTTATGAAGATCGGCGGTATGGTGAGGTTTATGGTGAGCGCTACGGTGATCCCTACACCAGCCGACCTTATGCTGAACGTCCTTATGCCGAGCGGCCCTACAGTGACCGCCCTTACGAAAGCCGCCCCTACGCTGAGCCTCCGTACGACGGCCCCCCGTCTGCCAGCCGTCGTTACACCGATCGCTATGATGTTTATGATGAACCCTTTGAGGATCGATACTATGACCCAGCGTATGCGGACCGACCGTATGATGATCGATACCATCCTGTCAAACGGAGCCAGTCTCCAGAACCCCATGATCCCCCATCTTCCTCTCAGCCCAGTAAAGTTCCTGGCACCTCCACCCAACCTCCCATGACTCATTCTGCTATTGCCTCGTCTTCCCAACCCCTTTTCAGACCTCCTTCCCCCACAGAACCACCTCCAAGAAGCCCCTCTCCCAAAATGAATATAACATCACGTCTGTCACCTCCAGTAGAGAAACCCCCCCTTGATCGCTTTCTTGACATGCTTAATAAGAAGGTGGATTCTGAAAAGAAACCAGAACCTGTTTATGTTCATGATGACCTTTTGCCTCATGAACGGGCACTTCAAGATGGCAGGGGCTTCTCTCGGATTGTAGGATTGGCTCAAGAGCAACCCAGCAGTAGTGTAGAAAGGGAAAAGAAACAACCGAGCCCCAAGCAGTCCTCAGTAGAAAGAACAAGTGAGGAACCTAAGAGCAGCACAGAACCATACGACAAGATCCAGAGTCTGCTCCGTACAATTGGACTGAAGCTGAGTACAGGAGATGTGTCCAAACTGGCGAGCCGCGCCCAGGAGAAAATCTACAGTCCGAAGTCCTCGTCCACAGAAAGAGACTTGTCATCCCCACAGGAGGAACATCGAACAAGTAGAAGCAGTTCCGTTAAATCGGATCACATCCATTCCCCCTCCCCAGTAAGGTCCTCGAGTGTGGAGCCTCTCAGCAGACATAAAGCTGTCTCTGAGTATGAAGGGTTCCTTGACCAGCAGGAGCTGGAGACGCTGCAAAGGGCACAACAGCTGCAGAGTCTGACCAAGACCATGGAGAGCTCACACCCCCCCAAACCTCCTCCTGGGCCTCCACCTGCTCACTATCAACATCCATCCCCACCAGTCAACTGGCCCCTTGGATTAAACACTCATATTCCCCCATTACAGAGCTCCACAGTCCCCAATGTGGGCGCTCCTGCAGCAGGTCAGCCACCCCAGAGATTTAGATCTCTTCCCGGACCTCCTCCTGGACCTCCCCCTGGACCTCCTCCTGGACCTCCCCCTGGACCTCCTCCACGGCGCCCTGGACTGTCTCCTCCAGGACCTCCCCCTGGACCGCCACCCCGGCGATCTCCTGGACACTCTTTCATTCCAACTTCTAGTCATGCAGGCTATCCTTTTATTGGTCAGCCTCCTGTAGCTCCACCTCCTGGTGCCTCCAGTCCTTCCCAGACTTTAACCACTGCCTCAGTGATACCATCAACACCGGCAACATCAAATAACTCAAGTGATGACCAGTCAGCCATCTCTACAACAGTGGCCAGATGCCTGAAGGTCATAGAGACGGTGAAATCTCTGGCTGGGCAGCCATCAGCCAAACCAGTCAAGTCGGTCCAGTTCAGTTTACCCACAGAGTCTCCATCAGCCTCCAGTTCTCAGACCTCAGTAGAGACCGATGATGACATCAGAAACAAGCAGAAGGAGAAG CTGGATTTGTATAACCAGCGGGTTATGgagaagagagagcagcagttTCAGGAGATGCTAGCCCGCAAGAAACAAGGAGAGAAGAACAAGGATGGAACATGGATCTCCCCAG GCAAACCGATCAGCAGTGAGCCCAAGAACGTTTGGATTTGTGGTCATTCGCTGGTTTACTGGGCGGAGTCCCGAGCCAAGTCTCCAGAGGTAGGTATGCAGCTGGGCATGGACCCGAGCAAGGTGGCCATCTGGTGGAAGGGCACCCAGGGCATGACATGGCCCCAGCTGCTGCCCCAGCTGCACCAGCTGAAGGTCACCTGGCCAAACCCAGATGTCCTCATCATGCACCTGGGCGGCAACGACCTGAGCACCGACAGCCCGACCGACCTGCTGGCCTCCGTCAAAAAGGACCTGACCTCCATGAGGAGCATCTTCCCCCAGTGCCTCCTCATTTGGTCCAACATCCTCCCCCGCAGGGTGTGGCGCCACTCTCCTGACAGCCACGAGGTGGATCTGGTGCGAAGCACTGTGAACCGCAGGATCCAGAGTATCATCTCAGAGCTGGGCGGCACCTCGCTGACCCACGACAACATCAGGTGCGGCGCGAACACAGGCCTGTACCGGCCGGATGGAGTCCACCTGTCCCCTAAAGGCATTGACGTTTTTAATCTGAACCTGCAGGATTTCCTGGAGAAGTGGGAGATGGAGGCCAACAAGGCCTCCGAGATCAGTTAA